A region of Sulfurimonas sp. DNA encodes the following proteins:
- a CDS encoding HAMP domain-containing sensor histidine kinase, translating to MISNMLDKHLHKLSLYRPKSIIIFGTIFVVLSSIPLVYILTMLFGAQYTNITFIKSIVTPLLMAPVTIGIIIELSVHLKYFKDELNKEIEKNKKKDAILFEQARFALMGEMLANISHQWKQPLNTISLSVANAKLSSGNNLEKNFDIIESNVNYLASTIDDFMSFFNKKTYTQIRDLKDILKEVKSIINIEIIKNDITLDIEVDCVNNKIELSSSISQVLLNLLNNAKDAFDKDMQDKRIILKFTVKQESLEIICCDSAGGINPEIKNKIFDPYFTTKHKSQGTGIGLYMSKQIVQKIFGGNINFDSESSCFCINLPYSNQCMLKKRNIIDDS from the coding sequence ATGATTAGTAATATGCTAGATAAGCACTTGCATAAGCTTTCTTTATACCGTCCAAAAAGTATAATTATATTTGGAACAATTTTTGTTGTTCTTAGTTCTATTCCACTTGTTTATATCCTTACAATGCTCTTTGGTGCCCAGTATACGAATATTACATTTATAAAGTCAATAGTTACTCCATTATTGATGGCTCCTGTAACTATAGGTATAATTATAGAGTTATCGGTACATTTAAAATATTTTAAAGATGAGTTGAATAAAGAAATAGAAAAAAATAAAAAGAAAGATGCAATACTTTTTGAACAAGCAAGATTTGCTTTAATGGGTGAAATGTTGGCAAATATTTCACATCAATGGAAACAACCTCTTAACACGATAAGTCTATCGGTTGCTAATGCTAAGCTATCAAGCGGAAATAATCTAGAAAAAAACTTTGATATTATTGAAAGTAATGTGAATTATTTAGCTTCTACGATAGATGATTTCATGTCATTTTTTAATAAAAAAACTTACACGCAAATTCGAGACTTGAAAGATATTTTAAAAGAGGTTAAAAGTATTATTAACATTGAAATAATTAAAAATGATATAACATTAGATATAGAAGTCGATTGTGTTAATAACAAGATTGAACTTTCTTCTTCAATCTCCCAAGTTTTATTAAATCTTTTGAATAATGCTAAAGATGCTTTTGATAAAGATATGCAGGATAAAAGAATAATTTTAAAATTTACTGTTAAGCAAGAATCATTGGAAATTATTTGTTGTGATAGTGCTGGGGGAATTAATCCTGAAATAAAAAATAAAATTTTTGACCCATATTTTACAACTAAACATAAATCTCAAGGAACAGGAATAGGTTTGTATATGTCTAAGCAGATAGTTCAAAAAATCTTTGGAGGTAATATTAATTTTGATTCTGAATCTTCATGTTTTTGTATAAATCTTCCATATTCTAATCAGTGTATGTTGAAAAAAAGGAATATAATAGATGATTCTTAG
- a CDS encoding phosphatidate cytidylyltransferase has product MKFLESINVSKERVVTGFSLIGLVLLIGFIDSFFMMWAFLGLIYLLAFKEAQKLFEIKNDSLLIIALGVWLMAGIYPYGDDLFVLAWVAYASAIAFNKKLTWKNFFPFIYPTAGMLFIFTMYQEYGVISLLWLLIVVALTDVGAYAVGKSIGKTPFCETSPNKTMEGVVGGIVVATIGGMFVGLSIVDLSVSFIISFMVATSSIFGDLFESSLKRNAGVKDSGDILPGHGGILDRIDGYLFGSIVMLVLLRGLV; this is encoded by the coding sequence ATGAAGTTTTTAGAATCTATAAATGTTAGTAAAGAGAGAGTCGTCACAGGTTTTTCCCTCATTGGTTTGGTTTTACTTATAGGCTTTATAGATAGCTTTTTTATGATGTGGGCATTTCTTGGACTTATTTATCTTTTAGCTTTTAAAGAGGCTCAAAAACTTTTTGAAATAAAAAATGACTCTCTTCTCATTATAGCTCTTGGTGTTTGGCTTATGGCTGGCATCTACCCTTACGGAGATGACCTTTTTGTTTTAGCTTGGGTTGCTTATGCAAGTGCTATTGCTTTTAATAAAAAACTAACTTGGAAAAACTTTTTTCCTTTTATATATCCAACCGCTGGAATGCTCTTTATCTTTACAATGTATCAAGAATACGGAGTTATTTCTCTTCTTTGGCTATTGATAGTAGTCGCACTTACTGATGTTGGTGCTTACGCAGTTGGTAAAAGCATCGGGAAAACTCCGTTTTGTGAAACTTCTCCAAACAAAACTATGGAAGGTGTTGTTGGTGGTATAGTTGTTGCAACTATTGGTGGAATGTTTGTTGGTTTGAGTATAGTAGATTTAAGCGTATCTTTTATCATCTCATTTATGGTTGCAACAAGTTCTATATTTGGAGATTTGTTTGAGAGTAGTTTAAAAAGAAATGCTGGAGTAAAAGATAGTGGTGATATTCTTCCAGGACACGGTGGTATACTTGATAGAATAGATGGCTATCTTTTTGGTTCGATAGTTATGTTAGTTTTACTTCGTGGGCTTGTATAG
- the tpx gene encoding thiol peroxidase: MATVTFKNDIVCNLAGTEVNVGDIAPVTTVVNCDPMLQDEQIGGKGKVQLVVAVPSLDTGVCDAETRRFNTEAAALEGVEVITVSMDLPFASARWCGAAGIQNLKVCSDFRNKDFANNYGVLLADGPLAGITARVIFVIGKDGKVTYKQVVPEITTEPNYEEAIAAAKAAL; the protein is encoded by the coding sequence ATGGCAACAGTAACATTCAAAAATGACATTGTATGTAATTTAGCAGGAACAGAAGTAAATGTAGGTGATATAGCACCAGTGACAACAGTAGTAAACTGTGACCCAATGCTTCAGGATGAGCAAATCGGTGGAAAAGGTAAGGTTCAACTAGTAGTTGCTGTACCATCTTTAGACACTGGTGTTTGCGATGCTGAAACAAGAAGGTTTAACACTGAAGCAGCCGCTTTAGAAGGTGTTGAAGTTATTACCGTTTCTATGGATTTACCTTTTGCATCTGCTAGATGGTGTGGAGCAGCTGGAATCCAAAACTTAAAAGTTTGTTCAGACTTCAGAAACAAAGATTTTGCTAACAACTATGGTGTTCTTTTAGCTGATGGTCCTTTAGCTGGTATTACTGCAAGAGTTATTTTTGTAATCGGTAAAGATGGGAAAGTAACTTATAAGCAAGTTGTTCCAGAGATCACAACTGAGCCTAACTATGAAGAAGCTATTGCTGCTGCAAAAGCTGCACTTTAA
- a CDS encoding UDP-N-acetylmuramate dehydrogenase → MSFKRINFSTFSSIKIGQSLDVKLLEEVNDFTKEYYLIGSCNNILLGNNPPKLMKLSKIYDYIKIEDAILKIGGATPSGKIASFCKKNNITNFEFVSHLPGTLGGLVFMNAGLKEYEIFNQLISIKTCNGKKLKKDIDFGYRYTNINSPILEASFHLNFGFNEEKIAMFKKMRLNQPSTSSAGSCFKNPKGDYAGRLIEEVGLKGKRIGDMGFSTKHANFLVNHGNGIFEDAISLIKEAQKKVYKKFNIWLKCEVKILDKNFMSDSLSD, encoded by the coding sequence ATGAGCTTCAAGAGAATTAACTTCTCAACATTTTCTTCTATAAAAATAGGTCAAAGCCTTGATGTAAAACTTTTAGAAGAAGTAAATGATTTTACAAAAGAGTATTATCTCATAGGCTCTTGCAATAATATTTTACTTGGTAACAACCCTCCAAAACTGATGAAACTTTCTAAAATATATGATTATATAAAAATAGAAGATGCTATTTTAAAAATAGGCGGAGCAACACCATCTGGTAAGATAGCTTCTTTTTGTAAAAAAAACAATATTACAAATTTTGAATTTGTATCTCATCTGCCAGGGACATTAGGTGGTTTAGTTTTTATGAATGCTGGTCTAAAAGAGTATGAAATCTTTAATCAACTTATTTCTATAAAGACTTGCAATGGTAAAAAACTAAAAAAAGATATAGATTTTGGATATAGATATACTAATATCAACTCTCCTATTTTAGAAGCATCCTTTCATCTAAACTTTGGATTTAATGAAGAGAAAATAGCTATGTTTAAAAAGATGCGTTTAAATCAACCAAGTACCTCATCAGCCGGAAGTTGTTTTAAAAATCCTAAGGGAGATTATGCAGGAAGACTTATAGAAGAAGTTGGACTAAAGGGCAAAAGAATTGGGGATATGGGGTTTAGTACAAAACATGCAAATTTTTTAGTCAATCATGGAAATGGAATATTTGAAGATGCTATCTCTCTCATAAAAGAAGCTCAAAAAAAAGTTTATAAAAAATTTAATATTTGGTTAAAGTGTGAAGTAAAGATTTTAGATAAAAATTTTATGAGTGACTCTTTAAGCGACTAA
- a CDS encoding TIGR04219 family outer membrane beta-barrel protein: MKKILTTLVCAAFLSSSISADIIKVELGVGAWAQASSGELSYADAGIKATDTSKEDSKTQAYLWVLLKHPVPILPNLRLEYVNLNNNGLATGSFKNFTAPTNSKTTLSVTEFDIIPYYNILDNTAWITLDVGLDLKVADIKYEADAVVVDVVTTDYSDSVAVVIPLLYLRARVEIPKTNIGLESDVKYISYSGNTIYDARAKIDYTFDIKLPIKPAIELGYRVQKIKLEDDSAGNAKVDLNFAGVYAGLMLRF, translated from the coding sequence ATGAAAAAAATATTGACAACATTAGTATGTGCAGCTTTCTTATCTTCAAGTATAAGCGCAGATATAATAAAAGTTGAATTAGGTGTTGGTGCTTGGGCGCAGGCTTCAAGTGGAGAACTGAGTTATGCAGATGCTGGCATTAAAGCTACTGATACATCAAAAGAGGATTCTAAAACACAAGCTTACTTGTGGGTTTTACTGAAACATCCCGTTCCTATTTTACCAAATTTAAGACTAGAGTATGTAAACTTAAATAACAATGGCTTAGCAACAGGTTCATTTAAAAATTTCACAGCTCCAACAAACTCTAAAACAACTTTAAGTGTAACAGAGTTTGATATCATTCCTTACTATAATATACTGGATAACACAGCATGGATAACACTAGACGTAGGATTGGACTTAAAGGTAGCAGATATAAAGTATGAGGCAGATGCTGTTGTTGTAGATGTAGTGACTACAGACTATAGTGATTCAGTAGCAGTAGTTATTCCTCTTTTGTATTTAAGAGCAAGAGTTGAGATTCCTAAAACAAATATAGGCTTAGAGAGTGATGTAAAGTATATTTCTTACAGCGGTAACACAATATATGATGCTCGTGCTAAAATTGACTATACTTTTGATATAAAGTTGCCTATTAAACCAGCGATAGAGCTTGGTTATAGAGTACAAAAAATCAAACTTGAAGATGATAGCGCAGGCAATGCTAAAGTTGATTTAAACTTTGCAGGTGTTTATGCGGGTTTAATGCTTCGTTTCTAA
- the recA gene encoding recombinase RecA — translation MDANKQKALDLAMKQIDKAFGKGALMRLGDKDIQPMQSISTGSIGLDLALGIGGIPQGRVVEIYGPESSGKTTLALQITAECQKAGGVCAFIDAEHALDVVYAKNLGVDVENLLVSQPDYGEQALDIVETIARSGAIDLIVIDSVAALTPKVELEGEMSDQQVGLQARLMSKALRKLTSVLSKMNCTVIFINQLRMKIGMMGYGSPETTTGGNALKFYASVRIDVRRIASLKQGESQIGNRVKAKVIKNKVAPPFRQAEFDIMFGEGISKEGELVDYGVKLDIVDKSGAWFSYEETKLGQGRENVKAKFKEDPKLAAEIEEKIKVAMGISNVMVMDTSEINDSDA, via the coding sequence ATGGACGCAAATAAACAAAAAGCATTAGACTTAGCAATGAAGCAGATTGATAAAGCATTTGGTAAGGGTGCATTAATGCGCCTTGGTGATAAAGATATTCAGCCAATGCAATCAATAAGTACAGGTTCTATAGGGCTTGATTTGGCGCTTGGTATTGGTGGAATTCCTCAGGGTCGTGTTGTAGAAATTTATGGACCTGAGAGTTCTGGTAAAACAACTTTGGCACTTCAAATAACAGCAGAGTGTCAAAAGGCAGGTGGAGTATGTGCGTTTATAGATGCAGAACACGCTCTTGATGTAGTATATGCTAAAAATCTTGGTGTTGATGTTGAAAATCTACTCGTTTCTCAACCTGATTATGGTGAACAAGCTCTTGATATTGTTGAGACTATTGCTAGAAGTGGGGCAATTGACTTAATCGTTATTGATTCAGTTGCTGCTCTTACTCCTAAAGTTGAGCTAGAGGGAGAGATGAGTGATCAGCAAGTTGGTCTTCAAGCTCGTCTTATGTCAAAGGCACTGCGTAAGTTAACTTCTGTTCTTAGTAAAATGAATTGTACAGTAATTTTTATAAATCAACTTCGTATGAAAATTGGTATGATGGGATATGGTTCTCCTGAAACTACAACAGGTGGAAATGCACTTAAGTTTTACGCATCTGTTCGTATAGATGTTAGAAGAATCGCATCATTGAAACAAGGTGAGAGTCAGATTGGTAACCGTGTTAAAGCAAAAGTTATAAAAAATAAAGTAGCACCACCATTTCGTCAGGCAGAATTTGACATAATGTTTGGAGAAGGCATCTCAAAAGAAGGAGAGCTAGTTGACTATGGTGTTAAGTTAGATATCGTTGACAAAAGTGGAGCTTGGTTCTCTTATGAGGAGACAAAACTTGGTCAAGGGCGTGAAAATGTCAAGGCTAAGTTTAAAGAAGATCCAAAATTAGCAGCTGAAATAGAAGAAAAAATAAAAGTGGCGATGGGCATAAGTAATGTTATGGTTATGGACACAAGTGAGATAAATGACTCAGATGCTTAA
- the fliQ gene encoding flagellar biosynthesis protein FliQ: protein MEAKLIALGVETFKTALILALPGLLTGMFIGLAVSIFQATTQINEMTLSFIPKIIGVVIVIILTMPWMLNVMTDFSTNVFNMMTEFIE from the coding sequence ATGGAAGCAAAACTAATCGCATTAGGAGTTGAAACTTTTAAAACAGCCCTTATTTTAGCTCTTCCTGGTTTACTAACAGGTATGTTTATAGGTTTAGCTGTAAGTATTTTTCAAGCAACTACCCAAATAAATGAGATGACTCTATCTTTTATTCCTAAGATTATTGGTGTTGTTATTGTGATTATTTTAACAATGCCTTGGATGCTAAATGTAATGACAGACTTTTCAACAAATGTATTTAACATGATGACTGAGTTTATAGAGTAA
- the dxr gene encoding 1-deoxy-D-xylulose-5-phosphate reductoisomerase, with product MILLGSTGSIGVNTLKVAKKFNIKVEALVCGKNIKLLNEQILEYQPKVVVVADAKDIKNVNHKNVFSGQDAILEVIKDAQSELVVNALVGFLGLRPTLTAIDAGKKVALANKESLVACGAFIDVSKIQPIDSEHFGLWYLMQDRPVQKMIITASGGAFRDWDIKKLQNASLADTQKHPNWSMGQKITIDSATMVNKIFELLEARWLFGEGQYDAIIETKSLIHALIDFKDGSTTAHFAHASMQLPIAYALDEQMDEQILKHVNLLEVGNLEFRQIDKNRYPIWELKEELLKNPIKGLIVNAANEVAIEKFINKEIGFMDISKMIMDAFESFIQIPHSVDDVFALDKEVREFMKGK from the coding sequence GTGATACTTTTAGGCTCAACAGGCTCAATAGGTGTAAATACTCTAAAAGTTGCTAAAAAGTTCAATATAAAAGTTGAAGCTTTGGTTTGTGGAAAAAATATTAAACTTCTCAATGAACAGATTTTAGAGTATCAGCCAAAAGTTGTTGTAGTTGCAGATGCAAAAGATATAAAAAATGTAAATCATAAAAATGTTTTTTCAGGTCAAGATGCCATTTTAGAAGTTATAAAAGATGCTCAATCAGAATTAGTCGTTAATGCTCTTGTTGGTTTTTTAGGTCTTCGTCCAACACTTACAGCCATAGATGCAGGTAAAAAAGTTGCACTGGCAAATAAAGAAAGTTTAGTTGCTTGTGGAGCATTTATAGATGTAAGCAAAATTCAACCCATTGATAGTGAACATTTTGGGCTTTGGTACTTGATGCAAGATAGACCAGTCCAAAAGATGATTATTACTGCAAGTGGTGGGGCATTTCGTGACTGGGATATTAAGAAACTTCAAAATGCTTCGTTGGCAGATACACAGAAACATCCCAACTGGTCGATGGGACAAAAGATAACCATAGATAGCGCAACAATGGTAAATAAAATATTTGAACTACTTGAGGCAAGATGGCTTTTTGGTGAAGGTCAATATGATGCTATCATAGAAACAAAATCACTTATTCATGCTCTTATTGATTTTAAAGATGGCTCAACTACGGCTCATTTTGCACATGCAAGTATGCAACTCCCAATAGCGTATGCTCTAGATGAGCAGATGGATGAGCAGATTTTAAAACATGTCAATTTGTTAGAAGTTGGAAATCTTGAATTTAGACAAATAGATAAAAATAGATACCCTATCTGGGAACTTAAAGAAGAACTTTTAAAAAATCCTATAAAAGGTTTAATAGTTAATGCTGCAAATGAAGTTGCAATAGAAAAATTTATAAATAAAGAAATAGGCTTTATGGATATTTCGAAAATGATAATGGATGCATTTGAATCATTTATTCAGATACCTCATAGTGTTGATGATGTCTTTGCTTTAGATAAAGAAGTAAGAGAGTTTATGAAAGGAAAATAA
- a CDS encoding menaquinone biosynthesis family protein, with protein sequence MKKTLIAHSPDADDIFMYYAIKFGWVDMENTLFYNVAKDIQTLNEDAINGTYDIVAISFALYPHIKEDYAPLRTAVSFGEGYGPKLIKKKGIKLKRNFKVALSGKHTTNAMLFRIAYPDARITYMNFLEIEQAVLDGVVNAGVLIHESILTYDEALEVEREIWDIWQELAGDDLPLPLGGMAIRRSLPLNKAIEYEATLTKAVKVAREHKDRLSKMLIERDLVRIDAPTLDKYLELYANDDSITLSDIQYKAINKLFELGHKHGFYDAHINVQDFMIPTEYKELRNS encoded by the coding sequence ATGAAAAAAACTTTAATTGCCCACTCTCCTGACGCGGATGATATCTTTATGTACTATGCCATAAAATTTGGTTGGGTAGATATGGAAAATACTTTATTTTATAATGTTGCTAAAGATATTCAGACTTTAAACGAAGATGCTATAAATGGAACTTATGACATAGTTGCTATTAGTTTTGCACTTTATCCACACATAAAAGAAGACTATGCCCCGCTAAGAACTGCTGTTAGTTTTGGTGAAGGTTATGGTCCTAAGCTTATCAAGAAAAAAGGCATTAAACTAAAAAGAAACTTCAAAGTAGCTCTTAGTGGAAAACACACTACAAATGCTATGCTTTTTCGTATAGCTTATCCAGATGCTAGAATAACATACATGAACTTCCTAGAAATAGAACAAGCAGTTTTAGATGGAGTTGTAAATGCTGGTGTATTAATACATGAGAGCATCTTAACTTATGATGAAGCCCTAGAAGTGGAGAGAGAAATATGGGATATTTGGCAAGAGTTAGCAGGAGATGATTTACCTCTTCCTCTTGGTGGCATGGCAATTCGCCGTTCACTTCCGTTAAACAAAGCAATAGAATATGAAGCTACTTTAACTAAAGCTGTAAAAGTAGCACGAGAACATAAAGATAGACTCTCTAAAATGCTTATAGAGAGAGATTTAGTCCGCATTGATGCTCCAACACTAGATAAATACCTAGAACTTTATGCAAATGATGATTCTATAACTCTTAGCGATATTCAATACAAAGCGATAAATAAACTTTTTGAACTAGGGCATAAACATGGCTTTTACGATGCACATATTAATGTGCAGGATTTTATGATTCCAACAGAATATAAAGAACTTAGGAACTCATAA
- a CDS encoding M48 family metallopeptidase, with product MQKISIKQEQKLFSYLNLNILDSNNSSKDEIFIQLLANKSKKCTNSQYDFKIYLSSSKEVNAFALPAGFIVINQAIIDNAKSENELFFVIAHEIGHFNNRDHLEGIGRSFVSILISSFIGISDLNELLSSSISFSESQFSQHQESEADLYAVDLMECYYGHTNGATDFFHHISDVNNSLTLFSSHPQRVERIQDINNYIKTKSYHSNGKKTSF from the coding sequence GTGCAGAAAATATCTATAAAACAAGAACAAAAACTTTTTTCATATCTTAATCTTAATATTTTAGACTCAAATAACTCCTCAAAAGATGAAATATTTATCCAATTATTAGCAAATAAAAGTAAAAAATGTACTAACTCACAATATGATTTTAAAATCTATTTATCAAGTTCAAAAGAAGTAAATGCATTTGCTCTGCCTGCTGGATTTATTGTAATTAACCAAGCTATTATAGATAATGCAAAATCAGAAAATGAACTCTTTTTTGTTATTGCTCACGAAATAGGACATTTTAACAATCGAGACCATCTTGAAGGTATTGGACGCTCTTTTGTAAGTATCCTTATCTCAAGCTTTATTGGTATTTCTGATCTTAATGAACTATTAAGCAGTTCTATCTCGTTTAGTGAAAGTCAATTCTCTCAACATCAGGAAAGTGAAGCTGATTTGTATGCTGTTGATTTGATGGAGTGCTACTACGGTCATACTAATGGAGCTACTGATTTTTTTCATCATATTAGTGATGTAAACAATAGTCTAACACTATTCTCCTCGCACCCTCAAAGAGTAGAACGCATTCAAGATATAAACAACTATATAAAAACTAAATCTTATCATTCAAATGGTAAAAAAACATCCTTTTAA
- a CDS encoding YbjQ family protein, translating to MIDIALIIIPILLGYFIGSYLEKKHYTSINKREKEYAHLPVIVLKKPLVENKLITDSYLVAGNVVISIDYFKRFIAGLRNIFGGNISVYESLLDRARREAILRMKQNSNNANEIINVRIETSSISKNSRRGSIGSVEVFAYGTALKY from the coding sequence ATGATTGATATAGCATTAATTATAATTCCAATACTATTAGGATATTTTATAGGTTCGTACCTTGAAAAGAAACATTATACATCTATTAATAAGCGTGAAAAAGAGTATGCTCATCTTCCTGTAATTGTTTTAAAAAAACCTTTAGTAGAAAATAAACTTATCACTGATAGTTACCTTGTTGCTGGTAATGTTGTTATCTCCATAGATTACTTTAAGAGATTTATTGCTGGACTAAGAAATATTTTTGGTGGTAATATCAGTGTGTACGAATCATTATTAGACAGAGCACGAAGAGAAGCTATTTTAAGAATGAAACAAAATTCAAATAATGCCAATGAGATTATCAATGTTAGAATTGAAACAAGCTCCATCTCAAAAAATTCTAGAAGAGGTAGTATCGGGAGTGTAGAAGTTTTTGCATATGGCACAGCACTAAAATATTGA
- the tsaD gene encoding tRNA (adenosine(37)-N6)-threonylcarbamoyltransferase complex transferase subunit TsaD: protein MILSIESSCDDSAIAITDIKTKKLIFHKKISQELEHSVYGGVVPELAARLHAEALPNILAECEPYFKKLKAVAVTSTPGLAVTLVEGVTMAKAIAVALELPLIGVNHLVGHIYSLFIDKPTQFPLTVLLVSGGHTQVMQVKSLTDIETVAKSMDDSFGESFDKVAKMMGLGYPGGPLIEKLAKNGDRKKFNFTIPLSQSPLIAFSYSGLKNAVRLAIEKTSEEDYKDIAASFEHIASAHLTQKLKKYFKTTAPKTFAIVGGASANLYLRSQVEELLKPHNAKLLLSELKWCSDNAAMIGRVAVEMYEKNLFSAIDELSSSPRSKL from the coding sequence ATGATTCTTAGTATAGAAAGTAGCTGTGATGATAGTGCTATCGCTATCACAGATATCAAAACAAAAAAACTTATTTTTCATAAAAAAATATCTCAGGAGTTAGAACATTCTGTTTATGGCGGTGTTGTCCCTGAACTCGCAGCTAGACTTCACGCTGAAGCTTTACCAAATATTTTGGCAGAGTGTGAGCCTTACTTCAAAAAATTAAAAGCGGTAGCAGTAACTTCAACTCCAGGCTTGGCCGTTACACTTGTTGAAGGCGTAACAATGGCTAAGGCTATTGCTGTTGCTCTTGAACTACCTCTAATTGGAGTAAATCATTTAGTTGGTCATATATACTCTTTGTTTATAGATAAACCAACCCAATTTCCGTTAACTGTGCTTTTAGTTTCAGGTGGACATACTCAAGTGATGCAAGTAAAATCATTAACAGATATAGAGACAGTTGCAAAAAGTATGGACGATAGTTTTGGAGAGAGTTTTGATAAGGTAGCTAAGATGATGGGGTTGGGCTATCCTGGTGGACCACTTATAGAAAAACTAGCAAAGAATGGAGATAGAAAAAAGTTTAACTTCACTATTCCTCTTTCACAATCCCCTCTTATAGCTTTTTCATATTCTGGACTTAAAAATGCAGTTAGATTGGCTATTGAAAAAACATCAGAAGAAGATTATAAAGATATTGCTGCTTCGTTTGAACATATTGCATCTGCTCATCTCACTCAAAAATTAAAAAAATACTTTAAAACAACCGCGCCAAAAACTTTTGCAATTGTTGGTGGAGCTAGTGCAAATCTTTATTTGCGTTCTCAGGTAGAAGAACTTTTAAAACCACACAATGCTAAACTTCTTTTAAGTGAGCTAAAATGGTGTTCTGACAATGCTGCTATGATTGGAAGAGTCGCAGTTGAGATGTATGAAAAGAATTTGTTTAGTGCCATAGATGAGTTAAGTAGTTCCCCTCGTTCAAAACTATAA
- a CDS encoding NFACT family protein, which yields MKLSHLKQIKNYLLKFKKISAIYRVSDTIIKIAFDKDDELYFEMQRSNSKMFRCSSYARSKVYNAPFDVILAKRFNRANILGVELLNDDKILRFTTSIASAYKEETTLLQFEFTGKYTNVIILDENEVVLEALRHVDLFSSFREIRVGQKLLNVLPAPFVAKEYPLENVEIFLYDEYEKEVKNRLDSLKKQKILFLNKKLKKLQKLYDLLDDETKLKNEVQKCQHHGNIVLANIHNIKSYQKTLNLNDYDGTPLVIELHKELWTPALMASSLFSRSKKAKQKVKHLHIEKESLSSKIEHIKLFIHTVQEAKDVSKIQLLFPSKIQAKKIKTNDSVEVFWIEGYKVQLGKNEKGNIEVLKNARARDIWVHMKDRPSAHVIITTDKQNIPISIINGAGRLCVDFTTIQKDKFLVDYTPRREVTIQSGANVLYNKYKTIEVDTRK from the coding sequence ATGAAATTATCCCATTTAAAACAAATTAAAAACTATCTACTTAAATTTAAAAAGATTTCTGCTATCTATCGGGTAAGCGATACCATCATAAAAATAGCTTTTGATAAAGATGACGAGCTTTACTTTGAGATGCAACGCTCAAACTCTAAAATGTTTAGATGCTCCTCTTATGCTCGTTCAAAAGTATATAATGCGCCTTTTGATGTTATCTTGGCAAAACGATTTAACAGAGCAAACATCTTAGGTGTGGAGCTTTTAAATGATGATAAAATCTTAAGATTTACTACCTCCATAGCATCTGCATATAAAGAAGAAACTACACTTTTACAGTTTGAGTTTACTGGCAAATACACGAATGTAATCATCTTAGATGAAAATGAGGTTGTTCTTGAAGCCTTGCGTCATGTTGATTTGTTTTCTTCATTTCGTGAGATTAGAGTTGGACAAAAACTTTTAAATGTTTTACCAGCTCCTTTTGTGGCAAAAGAGTATCCACTTGAAAATGTAGAAATATTTTTATATGATGAGTATGAAAAGGAAGTAAAAAATAGACTAGACTCGCTTAAAAAACAAAAGATTCTTTTTTTAAATAAAAAGCTTAAAAAACTACAAAAACTTTATGATTTGCTTGATGATGAAACAAAACTAAAAAATGAAGTGCAAAAGTGTCAGCACCATGGGAATATAGTTTTAGCAAACATTCACAATATTAAATCTTATCAAAAAACTTTGAACTTAAATGATTATGATGGAACACCTTTGGTAATAGAACTGCATAAAGAGCTTTGGACACCTGCTTTAATGGCATCTTCGCTTTTCTCAAGAAGTAAAAAAGCGAAACAAAAAGTCAAGCATCTACATATTGAAAAAGAATCTTTAAGTTCTAAAATTGAGCATATAAAACTTTTTATACATACAGTTCAAGAGGCAAAAGATGTATCAAAAATACAACTACTTTTTCCTTCTAAAATTCAAGCGAAAAAAATAAAAACAAATGATAGTGTTGAGGTTTTTTGGATAGAAGGCTATAAAGTTCAACTTGGTAAAAATGAAAAAGGTAATATAGAAGTTTTGAAAAATGCAAGAGCAAGAGATATTTGGGTTCACATGAAAGACAGACCATCTGCTCATGTCATCATCACAACCGACAAGCAAAACATCCCAATTAGCATCATAAATGGGGCAGGAAGGTTATGTGTAGATTTTACAACTATTCAAAAAGATAAGTTTTTGGTCGATTATACTCCTAGACGAGAAGTTACTATACAAAGTGGTGCAAATGTACTTTACAACAAGTACAAAACCATAGAGGTAGATACTCGAAAATAA